A stretch of the Candidatus Zixiibacteriota bacterium genome encodes the following:
- a CDS encoding TonB-dependent receptor has translation MKSASLLSKVCLIAALIASYAPVAAGELSGRTMDAETKNFIRGVNIRIVESGRVVESDKRGTFKFDKLPDGWYHLVATHISYDMSDTILVNVSGKSSIDIRMKPSPWVLNDVVITGTRSPHLLKDVPVQTEVVTKRDFERTGATTVDEALTSSIGITINEDLSGQGATIRGIEGDRVLILVDGERAVGRVRGSIDLSQYSLNNVEKIEIVKGTGSTLYGSDAMGGVINIITKKPSTNIRSANAYFDYGTHASFNPAVDLEYGNERTGLTLGGKLFSTDGFDLDPSTPHTNGQEKIDRWNLSGKLRHKLSDKWDLTGSTRFMHEKRDWVESEVIPINQFDSITFTYDDEEINKRYEASTTLGYLSGDKYSMNFRLFGTYYDHDWNKYSDEYWIDTSKTEDLFLEASYNANYAIGQDHVATYGLEYNYQDLKSDELVDGSEADQSAAGYLQYEYSPHSAWNIVSGVRYENHSSFGGHVNPSLNVMFKPGQQVKFRGFVGRGFRAPSIKQQYFVFDHTAAGYIVYGGSAVTSTDLDLGGLEVEPLTQENSINSSISAEFSYGTIGLHRITYFYNHLEDLIDFTLIGFPDPYWRGVYVYQNIETAITQGIEWESRIRLSKSFDLSFSYNYLYTRNLETHEKLINRPDHTFKFYFTGMIDRWNAGASFWGDYQSRKLWVPRSNTGGNEGDAEYAPHRTRLNLNLFKRFDNGLETFLTFQNLLDETNIDYGYWPGFEVFAGIKFNLSDN, from the coding sequence ATGAAAAGTGCTTCCCTTCTCTCTAAGGTCTGCCTGATAGCTGCCCTGATCGCGTCATACGCCCCGGTGGCGGCGGGAGAGCTATCCGGACGTACAATGGATGCGGAAACGAAGAACTTTATAAGGGGCGTAAACATTCGTATCGTCGAATCCGGACGAGTCGTCGAAAGCGACAAGCGCGGCACGTTCAAATTCGACAAGCTGCCGGATGGCTGGTATCATCTGGTCGCCACCCATATCTCCTATGACATGAGTGACACCATTCTGGTCAATGTCTCCGGCAAGAGCAGCATTGATATCAGAATGAAACCGTCCCCGTGGGTGCTCAACGACGTGGTCATAACCGGCACGCGCTCGCCGCACCTTCTCAAAGATGTACCCGTCCAGACCGAAGTGGTCACCAAACGCGATTTCGAGCGCACCGGCGCCACGACGGTCGATGAAGCTCTGACATCCTCTATCGGCATTACCATCAATGAAGATCTGTCCGGCCAGGGCGCCACCATCCGCGGGATCGAGGGTGACCGGGTGCTGATTCTCGTTGATGGCGAGCGGGCGGTGGGACGCGTACGCGGTTCGATAGATCTGAGTCAATATTCGCTCAACAATGTCGAGAAGATCGAAATCGTCAAAGGAACCGGCTCCACTCTCTACGGTTCCGACGCCATGGGCGGCGTGATCAATATCATCACCAAGAAACCATCCACAAACATTCGCAGCGCCAACGCCTACTTTGATTATGGTACCCACGCCAGTTTCAATCCGGCGGTTGATCTGGAGTACGGCAACGAGCGAACCGGCCTTACTCTCGGCGGCAAGCTGTTCTCGACCGATGGTTTCGACCTGGACCCCAGCACGCCGCACACCAACGGGCAGGAGAAAATTGACCGCTGGAATCTGTCCGGTAAGCTTCGTCACAAACTCTCCGACAAATGGGATCTCACCGGCTCGACTCGCTTCATGCACGAGAAACGCGACTGGGTCGAATCGGAAGTCATTCCGATCAACCAGTTCGATTCCATCACTTTCACCTACGATGATGAAGAGATAAACAAGCGTTACGAGGCTTCAACGACTCTCGGTTATCTCTCCGGTGACAAGTATTCGATGAACTTTCGCCTGTTCGGCACCTACTACGATCACGATTGGAACAAATACAGCGACGAGTACTGGATTGATACCTCCAAAACCGAGGACCTTTTCCTGGAAGCATCCTACAATGCCAACTACGCCATAGGCCAGGACCACGTTGCCACCTATGGTCTAGAATACAACTACCAGGACCTCAAGTCCGACGAGTTGGTCGATGGTTCCGAGGCGGACCAGTCCGCGGCTGGCTACCTGCAGTATGAGTACTCACCGCATTCGGCGTGGAACATCGTTTCGGGCGTCCGCTACGAAAACCACAGCTCATTCGGCGGACATGTGAACCCGTCGCTGAACGTCATGTTCAAACCCGGTCAGCAGGTAAAGTTCCGCGGGTTTGTCGGTCGCGGCTTCAGAGCGCCATCTATCAAACAGCAGTATTTCGTCTTTGACCACACGGCGGCCGGCTATATCGTTTACGGTGGTTCTGCCGTTACCTCTACCGATCTGGACCTCGGCGGACTGGAGGTTGAGCCTCTGACGCAGGAAAATTCAATCAACAGTTCAATCTCCGCGGAATTTTCCTACGGGACGATTGGTCTGCACCGCATCACCTACTTTTACAACCACCTGGAGGACCTGATTGACTTTACCCTGATAGGCTTCCCCGATCCTTACTGGCGCGGTGTTTATGTGTACCAGAATATCGAAACGGCCATAACCCAGGGAATTGAATGGGAATCGCGCATACGCCTCTCCAAATCGTTCGATCTGTCTTTCTCCTACAATTATCTCTATACGCGCAACCTGGAAACCCACGAGAAACTTATCAACCGCCCCGACCATACCTTCAAGTTCTATTTCACGGGTATGATCGATCGATGGAATGCCGGCGCCAGTTTCTGGGGTGACTATCAGTCACGCAAGCTCTGGGTGCCGCGGTCGAACACCGGCGGCAACGAAGGTGATGCCGAGTACGCGCCGCATCGCACCAGACTGAATCTTAATCTGTTCAAGAGATTCGACAACGGACTCGAAACCTTCCTGACTTTCCAGAACCTCCTCGATGAAACCAACATCGACTACGGTTACTGGCCGGGATTCGAGGTCTTTGCCGGGATAAAATTCAATCTTTCTGATAACTAA
- the ilvC gene encoding ketol-acid reductoisomerase has protein sequence MPRTKSKNETVAVLGYGSQGRAIALNLRDSGYPVIIGLKSRSATRKLAAHDGLSNIATIGQAIRSASIIVFALPDHLHGRIFDKEIRKNLKDGATLVFLHGFSIHFGFISPPENCDIIMVAPHGPGLSVRQKYLSDRSLSAFYAAHQDYSGMALKKARTLAQAIGIAGNGLVKTTFEHETVGDLFGEQAILCGGLTELVLSGFDLLVKKGIPPENAYLEVAYQLDLIIHLIKTYGIEGMYDRISVTARYGSVMSGKRIVDKGVKKNMEKLYEEIASGKFARCLNGLSQKDISRLRKQIKSRVAPSFEKAALKHAK, from the coding sequence GTGCCGCGAACAAAATCAAAAAATGAAACAGTTGCCGTTCTTGGGTATGGTTCCCAGGGTCGAGCAATCGCGCTCAACCTGCGCGACTCCGGCTATCCGGTCATCATCGGTCTCAAAAGCCGCTCGGCTACGAGAAAATTGGCCGCCCACGATGGACTTAGCAATATCGCAACAATCGGGCAGGCCATCCGTTCGGCCTCAATTATCGTTTTTGCCCTTCCCGATCACCTTCACGGAAGAATCTTCGACAAAGAAATTCGCAAGAACCTCAAAGACGGAGCCACCCTTGTATTTCTGCACGGCTTTTCCATCCATTTTGGCTTCATCTCTCCACCGGAGAATTGCGATATAATCATGGTTGCCCCTCACGGGCCCGGCCTCAGCGTCCGCCAAAAATACCTGTCCGACCGGAGTTTGTCCGCATTCTATGCTGCCCATCAAGACTATTCCGGGATGGCGTTGAAAAAAGCCCGGACTCTGGCGCAAGCGATTGGCATAGCTGGAAATGGACTTGTGAAAACCACTTTTGAGCACGAAACAGTCGGCGATCTGTTTGGGGAGCAGGCCATCCTCTGTGGCGGACTTACAGAACTTGTTCTCAGCGGTTTCGACTTGCTCGTAAAAAAGGGAATTCCTCCCGAAAACGCGTATCTCGAAGTAGCCTACCAACTTGACCTCATAATCCATCTGATTAAAACCTACGGAATCGAAGGCATGTATGATCGAATCTCGGTAACTGCCCGCTACGGTTCCGTCATGTCTGGCAAACGCATTGTGGATAAAGGGGTTAAGAAGAACATGGAGAAACTCTACGAGGAAATTGCGTCCGGAAAATTCGCCCGGTGCTTAAACGGCCTGAGCCAAAAAGATATCTCCCGGCTTCGAAAACAGATCAAATCCCGCGTGGCACCATCATTTGAAAAAGCCGCCCTCAAACACGCTAAGTAG
- the nadC gene encoding carboxylating nicotinate-nucleotide diphosphorylase produces MDKEHYGAVCRLVKAALDEDVGRGDLTSLACLEPGPIKAKITAKSDGILSGIEPALIAFDIVDSANVIRPLKKDAEHFSRGDIVMEIDGFNQTVLTAERTALNFMAHLSGIASFTNQFVEKIKGSSCRILDTRKTTPGWRYLEKMAVVHGGGCNHRFGLYDMVLIKDNHISSAGSIKSAVEKTMGYLDTPEFRLQFEMKAEEVGIEVEVTNESQVEEAISAGVTRLLLDNQTPQTLAVLVKLARSLNPKVELEASGNVNLDTVADMAASGVDFISVGSITHSARASDFSMTVID; encoded by the coding sequence ATGGATAAAGAGCATTATGGCGCCGTTTGCCGCCTGGTGAAAGCGGCTCTCGATGAAGATGTTGGCAGGGGGGACCTCACCTCGCTGGCCTGCCTGGAGCCCGGGCCAATCAAAGCCAAAATAACGGCCAAGTCGGACGGCATTCTCTCAGGGATTGAACCGGCCCTGATAGCGTTCGATATAGTTGACTCCGCCAACGTGATCCGTCCTTTAAAAAAAGACGCCGAGCACTTCTCGAGGGGTGATATCGTGATGGAGATTGACGGTTTCAATCAGACGGTGTTGACCGCCGAGCGCACGGCGCTGAATTTCATGGCGCATCTCAGCGGCATAGCTTCGTTCACCAATCAATTCGTGGAGAAGATCAAAGGGTCATCTTGCCGCATTCTCGATACCCGTAAAACCACGCCGGGCTGGCGTTATCTGGAGAAGATGGCGGTCGTTCACGGGGGTGGATGTAACCATCGGTTCGGCCTTTACGACATGGTGCTGATCAAGGACAATCATATTTCATCGGCCGGTTCGATAAAAAGCGCTGTCGAGAAAACCATGGGATATCTTGACACTCCGGAATTCCGACTGCAGTTCGAGATGAAGGCTGAGGAAGTTGGTATTGAGGTAGAGGTTACCAACGAAAGCCAGGTCGAAGAGGCTATCAGCGCGGGAGTGACGCGGCTGCTTTTGGACAACCAGACACCGCAGACACTGGCAGTGCTCGTAAAATTGGCCCGGAGTCTCAATCCGAAGGTGGAACTGGAAGCTTCGGGTAATGTCAATCTCGATACCGTGGCGGATATGGCGGCTTCGGGTGTGGACTTCATATCGGTAGGTTCGATCACCCATTCGGCCCGGGCGAGCGACTTTTCGATGACAGTCATCGATTGA
- a CDS encoding biotin--[acetyl-CoA-carboxylase] ligase, with amino-acid sequence MTNKDLEKLSEDLLLRIRRRPGRPVATASLQKAFGAGADDVVAALGKLKRLGYKIRKKTGGQIAFVAAADSLTVTEIGYGLSSKVIGKKIHAYHSVKSTNDIATQLAQSGTPEGTIVTAETQTKGRGRLGRSWYSPPKTGIYVSIILKPKFRPEAAPGLAVMTSLALAEAVEKHTSGEVKIKWPNDIHVNGKKVAGILTELSAERNRVDYVVVGVGINVNQKPDDFPQELKSIATSLRAVNRRKVPRLDLLRLFLSNFEKEYLGYQKGQLGRSRKRIRKYSSLIGQQVRLSFGNRIVEGKAIDIDATGALIIEMDGQRRAVTSGEVTVVKD; translated from the coding sequence ATGACAAACAAAGATCTGGAAAAATTATCAGAAGACCTTCTTCTTCGCATCCGCCGCCGTCCGGGGCGGCCGGTGGCAACAGCATCGTTGCAGAAGGCCTTTGGAGCCGGCGCGGACGATGTCGTGGCGGCGCTCGGCAAACTCAAAAGGCTGGGATACAAAATTCGCAAGAAGACAGGGGGGCAGATCGCTTTTGTGGCGGCGGCAGATTCACTTACGGTAACCGAGATCGGCTATGGGCTGTCTTCGAAGGTAATCGGCAAGAAAATTCATGCTTACCACTCGGTGAAATCAACCAACGACATCGCCACCCAACTCGCACAAAGCGGGACTCCTGAAGGCACCATAGTTACCGCGGAGACTCAAACCAAGGGAAGGGGCCGGCTGGGAAGGTCGTGGTATTCACCTCCCAAAACGGGGATATACGTTTCAATTATACTTAAGCCGAAATTCCGACCCGAGGCCGCACCCGGATTGGCCGTGATGACCTCGCTGGCTCTGGCCGAAGCGGTTGAGAAGCATACTTCCGGTGAGGTCAAGATTAAATGGCCCAACGACATTCATGTGAACGGCAAGAAAGTGGCCGGGATTTTGACCGAGCTGTCAGCCGAGAGAAACAGGGTTGACTATGTTGTGGTGGGCGTAGGCATAAATGTGAATCAGAAACCTGATGACTTTCCGCAGGAGTTGAAGTCTATCGCCACTTCGCTTCGGGCGGTCAATCGAAGGAAGGTTCCCCGCCTTGATTTACTCAGGCTGTTTCTTTCCAATTTCGAAAAGGAGTACCTCGGATATCAGAAGGGGCAGTTGGGTCGTTCAAGAAAGAGGATCCGCAAGTACTCTTCGCTCATAGGCCAGCAAGTGAGATTGAGTTTTGGTAATCGTATAGTTGAAGGCAAGGCTATCGACATAGACGCCACGGGAGCGCTGATTATAGAGATGGACGGGCAGCGTCGCGCGGTGACCAGCGGCGAGGTCACGGTAGTGAAAGATTAG
- a CDS encoding ECF transporter S component: MNGFRPRIKFITHVALYLALAVLLPLGFHAFGVGGRVFLPMHIPVLLAGFLTGPWCGLIVGLLGPAASFLLTGMPPTYAVPLMTLELAVYGLIAGIAYQRLKLNIYVALLAALILGRLVFALGLIVLGRFMELPYTVAVFFSSTGAVVAGLPGIAVQIVIIPIVVAALKRYRTNA, encoded by the coding sequence GTGAACGGTTTTCGGCCCAGAATCAAATTTATAACACACGTAGCGCTCTATCTGGCTCTGGCGGTGCTGCTTCCGCTTGGTTTCCACGCCTTCGGCGTCGGGGGGAGAGTCTTTCTGCCAATGCATATTCCGGTTTTGCTGGCCGGGTTTCTCACCGGTCCCTGGTGCGGGCTCATTGTGGGTCTGCTCGGGCCGGCGGCTTCGTTTCTTCTCACCGGCATGCCCCCGACATACGCCGTGCCGCTTATGACCCTGGAACTGGCTGTCTACGGCCTCATCGCCGGTATTGCCTATCAGAGACTCAAACTGAATATCTACGTAGCACTATTGGCTGCGTTGATTTTGGGAAGACTCGTGTTTGCCCTTGGACTCATTGTGCTCGGAAGATTTATGGAATTACCTTACACCGTCGCGGTGTTCTTCTCATCCACCGGGGCCGTGGTGGCCGGATTGCCCGGTATTGCGGTTCAGATTGTCATTATTCCGATTGTCGTAGCCGCCCTGAAAAGATACCGCACAAACGCCTGA
- a CDS encoding methyltransferase domain-containing protein yields the protein MHDKHQEFFDSLAAEWDLMFTAEDLERLTHIVDLLGVNKGMQVLDLGCGTGILFDILRRKVSDQGSVTGVDFSYEMAQKAHRNFPFSNVNVVDADAISLPFADSTFDMAVAFSAFPHFSDQQKAIDETHRVLKSGAKFYIIHLISSRELSEVHHRIGGVVKNDEIPTEKRLRDMLNTSKFSNISIEDHPGLYLAIAVNSK from the coding sequence ATGCACGACAAACACCAGGAATTCTTCGACTCGCTGGCCGCCGAATGGGATTTGATGTTCACCGCCGAAGATCTTGAGCGTCTCACCCATATCGTTGATCTTTTAGGGGTTAACAAAGGAATGCAGGTGCTCGACCTCGGCTGCGGAACCGGCATTCTCTTCGACATACTGCGCCGAAAAGTAAGCGACCAGGGATCCGTGACCGGTGTCGATTTCTCCTATGAAATGGCCCAGAAAGCCCACCGGAACTTCCCCTTCTCCAACGTCAATGTCGTCGATGCCGATGCTATTAGCTTGCCCTTCGCCGACTCGACCTTCGATATGGCGGTGGCTTTCTCGGCCTTTCCGCACTTCTCCGACCAGCAGAAAGCCATCGACGAAACCCACCGGGTTCTCAAAAGCGGAGCGAAGTTCTATATCATACACTTGATCTCTTCCAGGGAACTCTCCGAAGTACACCATCGCATCGGCGGTGTCGTTAAAAATGATGAGATCCCTACCGAAAAACGGCTGCGGGACATGCTCAACACCAGCAAGTTTAGTAATATAAGCATCGAAGATCACCCCGGCCTTTATCTTGCCATCGCCGTGAATTCCAAGTAG
- the uvrA gene encoding excinuclease ABC subunit UvrA, whose amino-acid sequence MANNNGKYQKNQDFLHIKGAREHNLKNIDVKIPRNTLTVITGLSGSGKSSLAFDTIYAEGQRRYVESLSAYARQFLGLMEKPDVDFIEGLSPAISIEQRGTPKNPRSTVGTVTEIYDYLRLLFARIGVPHCVKCGQPITQQTAEQIVDSVLTFEEGTRLMVLAPLVSGKKGEHKEYIEEAQREGFVRLRVDGEVIETDSDISLDKKKKHSIEAVVDRLIVKSNSRRRLADSVETALKVGKGTVLINIKGKDLLFSEQSACLNCHISYEEPTPRMFSFNSPFGACQICDGLGQRMEIDPDLVIPDKSLSLTDGAIRPWGGADMSNWYRYMLKGVAKHYNFKFSTPFEKLPANVQKVVLYGSGKDEIEFEYEHNSGRGRGAGVYEAAFEGVIPHLERRYKQTESSGVRQWIENYMSITDCPGCKGTRLRPEALAVIIDRETIDSLTNMSIKQGLKFFNEIRLSRRQQTIARQILKEVKERLGFLCDVGLDYLTLARAASTLSGGEAQRIRLATQIGSRLVGVLYILDEPSIGLHQRDNKKLLSTLEELRDIGNTVLVVEHDRETIESADYVIDLGPGAGVHGGQVVAEGKPEDISKAKGSITGQYLSGKKKIETPRERRQSNGSSIKLSGATGNNLKKVEVDIPLGCLVVVTGVSGSGKSTLINETLYRVLARKFYNSRTAPLPFEKIEGLENIDKVIDIDQSPIGRTPRSNPATYTGVFTHIRDLFAGLPEAKARGYLPGRFSFNVKGGRCESCEGDGIIKIEMHFLPDVYVPCEVCKGKRYNRETLEVTFKGRNIADVLDMTVDEALAFFENIPRIKNKLLTLYSVGLGYIHLGQQATTLSGGEAQRVKLATELSKVATGRTLYILDEPTTGLHFEDIRMLLKVLNELVDRGNTVLVIEHNLDVIKTADWIIDIGPEGGDDGGRIIATGVPEDVAEERSSYTGQFLKDVLNGKPL is encoded by the coding sequence ATGGCAAATAACAACGGAAAATATCAGAAGAATCAGGATTTCCTTCATATCAAGGGAGCCCGGGAACACAATCTCAAGAACATCGACGTAAAAATCCCGCGGAATACTCTCACGGTGATCACGGGTCTATCCGGCTCCGGCAAGAGTTCGCTGGCGTTCGACACCATCTATGCGGAAGGACAGCGCCGTTACGTAGAGTCGCTTTCAGCGTATGCGCGTCAGTTTCTGGGGCTGATGGAGAAGCCCGATGTTGATTTTATTGAGGGTCTCTCCCCGGCCATTTCGATAGAGCAGCGCGGGACGCCGAAAAATCCCCGCTCGACCGTGGGGACAGTGACCGAGATTTATGATTATCTCCGGCTTCTGTTCGCCCGGATTGGTGTGCCGCATTGTGTTAAGTGCGGACAGCCGATAACCCAGCAGACCGCCGAACAGATCGTTGATTCCGTTTTGACGTTTGAAGAGGGCACGCGCCTGATGGTTCTCGCCCCGCTGGTAAGCGGCAAGAAGGGGGAACACAAAGAATACATTGAGGAAGCTCAGCGCGAAGGTTTCGTGCGTCTTCGGGTGGATGGCGAGGTAATCGAAACCGACAGCGACATCTCGCTGGACAAAAAGAAGAAGCACTCTATCGAAGCGGTGGTGGATCGCTTGATAGTGAAGAGCAATTCGAGAAGGCGATTGGCGGATTCGGTTGAGACGGCGCTCAAGGTGGGAAAGGGGACCGTGCTGATCAATATCAAGGGCAAGGATCTTCTTTTCTCCGAGCAGTCCGCCTGTCTCAACTGCCACATAAGCTACGAAGAGCCGACGCCGCGGATGTTCTCGTTCAACTCGCCGTTTGGGGCCTGCCAGATATGCGATGGTCTCGGTCAACGGATGGAGATCGATCCGGACCTGGTGATTCCCGACAAGTCCCTGTCTCTGACGGATGGAGCGATACGTCCGTGGGGGGGCGCCGATATGTCCAACTGGTATCGTTATATGCTCAAAGGGGTGGCGAAGCATTACAATTTCAAATTCTCGACGCCGTTTGAGAAGCTTCCGGCCAATGTTCAGAAGGTTGTTCTGTACGGTTCCGGTAAGGACGAGATAGAGTTCGAATACGAGCACAATTCCGGCCGGGGGCGCGGCGCGGGGGTGTATGAGGCGGCCTTCGAGGGGGTCATTCCGCATCTGGAAAGGCGCTATAAACAGACTGAATCGAGCGGTGTACGTCAGTGGATTGAAAATTACATGTCGATCACGGATTGTCCGGGGTGCAAGGGAACGCGGCTGCGCCCCGAGGCGCTGGCGGTGATTATCGACCGCGAGACGATTGACAGCCTAACGAACATGTCGATCAAGCAGGGTTTGAAGTTTTTCAACGAAATACGTCTGTCCAGACGGCAGCAGACAATCGCCCGGCAGATACTCAAGGAAGTAAAGGAACGTCTGGGGTTTTTGTGCGATGTTGGTCTGGACTATTTGACTCTCGCAAGGGCTGCATCGACCCTGTCGGGAGGTGAGGCGCAACGTATTCGACTGGCCACCCAGATAGGGTCTCGTCTGGTGGGAGTGCTGTATATTCTCGACGAGCCATCGATAGGGCTCCATCAGCGAGACAACAAGAAGCTGCTGAGCACGCTGGAGGAGCTTCGTGATATCGGCAACACCGTGCTTGTCGTTGAACACGATCGCGAGACAATAGAGAGCGCCGATTATGTCATTGACCTGGGACCCGGCGCCGGCGTACACGGCGGGCAGGTAGTCGCGGAAGGCAAACCGGAAGATATCAGCAAGGCCAAGGGTTCTATCACGGGTCAGTATTTGAGCGGTAAAAAGAAGATCGAAACGCCAAGAGAGCGCCGCCAATCAAACGGTTCATCGATCAAATTGTCCGGCGCGACCGGCAACAATCTGAAGAAGGTCGAAGTGGATATTCCCCTTGGTTGCCTGGTCGTGGTCACCGGTGTTTCCGGTTCGGGGAAATCGACTCTTATCAATGAGACGCTTTATCGGGTGTTGGCGCGTAAATTCTACAATAGCAGGACCGCGCCGCTCCCCTTCGAGAAGATTGAGGGCCTCGAGAATATCGACAAGGTGATTGATATCGATCAATCCCCGATCGGCCGCACCCCCAGATCGAACCCGGCTACTTACACCGGGGTGTTCACGCACATACGTGATCTGTTTGCCGGTCTTCCGGAGGCGAAGGCGCGGGGATATCTGCCGGGGCGGTTCTCGTTCAATGTGAAAGGCGGGCGCTGCGAATCGTGTGAGGGGGACGGTATTATTAAGATCGAAATGCACTTTCTGCCCGATGTATACGTGCCGTGCGAGGTGTGTAAAGGCAAGCGGTACAACCGCGAGACGCTTGAGGTTACCTTCAAGGGCAGGAATATCGCCGACGTTCTCGATATGACTGTCGACGAGGCGCTGGCGTTCTTCGAAAACATCCCCCGGATCAAAAATAAACTGCTCACTCTCTACAGTGTCGGCCTGGGATATATCCACCTCGGGCAGCAGGCTACCACGCTGTCGGGCGGTGAGGCTCAACGCGTGAAGCTGGCCACGGAGCTGTCGAAGGTGGCAACCGGAAGGACCCTGTACATTCTCGATGAGCCCACCACCGGACTCCATTTCGAAGATATAAGAATGCTTCTCAAGGTGCTCAACGAACTCGTTGACCGCGGTAACACGGTTTTGGTGATCGAGCATAATCTGGATGTTATCAAAACCGCCGACTGGATAATCGATATCGGTCCCGAGGGAGGGGATGACGGCGGGAGAATTATCGCCACGGGCGTGCCTGAAGACGTGGCCGAGGAGCGGTCATCTTACACCGGGCAGTTTTTAAAAGACGTTTTAAACGGAAAACCGCTGTAA
- the mutM gene encoding bifunctional DNA-formamidopyrimidine glycosylase/DNA-(apurinic or apyrimidinic site) lyase — MPELPEVETVVRGLRDTVLGRTISRVRVSAPPSSIVVGKSLKSRSFARLMTGRRIESVERRGKNILMALSGDLTLWVHLKMTGHFYFYENPVPYDKHDLVTFYLEPLQTEKRPPSLRFNDYRRFGRLRLFSNEELWQQDGLKELGPEPLELDAASFVTMCRTRSRMMKPALLDQSFIAGLGNIYADEALHASRIHPKRLTSSLTKRKLEELHAHIQRLLRMAISKMGTSVDTYAGVDGQPGSFQKYLRAYGREGEACAFCGRKIVREKIGSRSAHYCPRCQRL, encoded by the coding sequence ATGCCGGAACTTCCTGAAGTTGAAACAGTCGTGAGGGGGCTTCGCGATACGGTGCTTGGGCGCACGATATCGCGAGTACGCGTGTCGGCACCGCCAAGTTCCATTGTCGTGGGAAAATCACTGAAATCGCGCTCTTTCGCGCGCCTGATGACGGGTAGGCGGATCGAGTCGGTTGAACGACGCGGCAAAAATATCTTAATGGCGCTTTCGGGGGATCTCACTCTCTGGGTACATCTAAAGATGACCGGCCACTTCTATTTCTATGAGAATCCAGTACCGTATGACAAGCACGATCTCGTTACGTTTTACCTCGAACCGCTTCAGACTGAAAAGCGTCCTCCATCGCTCAGGTTCAACGACTACCGTCGTTTCGGCAGGCTTCGCCTCTTCTCGAACGAGGAGTTGTGGCAGCAGGACGGCCTGAAGGAGCTTGGCCCGGAGCCGCTTGAGCTGGACGCAGCCTCGTTCGTAACCATGTGCCGGACACGCTCAAGGATGATGAAGCCGGCGCTATTGGATCAGTCTTTTATAGCGGGGCTGGGGAATATCTATGCTGACGAGGCCTTGCACGCATCAAGGATTCATCCGAAGAGACTGACCTCTTCGTTAACGAAGAGGAAACTCGAGGAACTTCACGCGCACATCCAGAGGCTCCTGAGGATGGCCATCAGCAAGATGGGAACATCGGTAGATACTTACGCCGGTGTTGATGGCCAGCCGGGGAGTTTTCAGAAATATCTCAGGGCTTATGGCAGAGAGGGTGAAGCCTGCGCGTTCTGCGGCCGGAAAATAGTGAGGGAAAAGATTGGTTCCCGCTCGGCCCATTATTGCCCG